One window of Rhizobium leguminosarum genomic DNA carries:
- a CDS encoding YciI family protein gives MAYFFLRLLPPRPTFPHDGTGEEMAAMKRHVEYWHRHALAGSAIVFGPVFEGEGAFGMAIVEVEDQTAAQVLADGDPIIASGFGFRFDILPMPSIILRPPAV, from the coding sequence ATGGCTTATTTCTTTCTGAGACTGCTGCCGCCGCGCCCCACTTTCCCGCATGACGGGACCGGAGAGGAAATGGCGGCGATGAAACGCCATGTCGAATACTGGCACCGGCACGCCCTTGCGGGATCGGCGATCGTCTTCGGTCCCGTGTTCGAGGGTGAAGGCGCCTTCGGCATGGCGATCGTCGAAGTCGAGGATCAGACGGCGGCACAGGTGCTTGCCGACGGCGATCCGATCATCGCTTCCGGTTTCGGTTTCCGTTTCGATATCCTGCCGATGCCCTCGATCATTTTGCGGCCGCCCGCCGTCTGA